The genomic interval TCACTTAAGTCGGGGATGACCAGGAATTCATCACTCAATCGCAATTCGTCCAGGTAAAATTCGCAACAAATTCTTTCAGTCACCTCCAAAAAATGACCGGCACTCGCAGTCGCAAAAATCATGGGCCTGGGGAGCTTTTCCACATGACCTAGTTCACTAGCCAGATCGGGGTGAATGCCAGAATAGGAGGCCCCGGAATCAAATAAGGCATACAGAATTCGCTCACCAAGAGAGCCTTCAAAACGGATGGGAAAACGAATGATTGACATGTTACAAATCTAAATAGCCAATACATAAAATTTGAATTTTGGACAATGAGTTAATACCCTGTTTTGAGGGTTTTTCCACGATATTGGTCAGGGGGAAATTTGCCAACGCTGTTGTACCTTCCGCTCATGAAACTGGCCCCCTTATTCCGGGAACTTTTTGAAGCGGAACCGCTCGTGGTCCGTTCACCCGGTCGCGTGAATATCATTGGCGAACACACCGATTACAATGAAGGGTTTGTGCTCCCTGCGGCGATTGACAAGGCCGCCTGGGTAGCTGTGTCTGCCCGACAGGACGAGGAGATCCGGCTTTTTGCCCGGGACCTGGATCAGCATTTTTCCATGAAGCTGAAAGACCTGAAACCATTGGCCACCCTTTCCTGGCCCAATTATATCCTCGGGGTTGTCGCCCAATTCAAACAGGCGGGCATTCCTGTCCGTGGGTTCAACCTGATACTGAGCAGTGATGTCCCCATTGGTGCCGGGTTGTCTTCTTCCGCCGCGGTGGAATGTGCCACGGCTTTTGCCCTGAATGAGCTCTGGCAAACCGGGTTTGACCGCATGCAGTTGGTCAAAATGGCCCAGAAAGCGGAACACGAATATGCAGGCGTGAAATGCGGGATCATGGATCAGTTTGCAAGCATGTTTGGGAAAAAAGACCATTGCCTCCGGCTCGATTGCCGAAGTCTGGAATATACGACCATACCTCTTCAATTGCCCGGGTACAAAATATTGTTGCTGGATACCCATGTCAAACATTCTCTGGCGGGGAGCGAATACAACGACCGTCGCCTGGAGTGTGAAAGAGGCGTGGAAAGGGTGAGGAAAAATTATCCGCAAGTCCATAGTCTCCGGGATATCAGCCTGTCTATGCTGGAAGAATGTTTGGATACCAGTTCTCTCACTTTTCGCCGTTGCCGGTATGTGGTCGAAGAAAATGAACGGTTGCTTGGGGTATGTGCTTCCTTATCGAAGGGCGACCTGGCGGCAGCAGGACAATTGATGTTTCGAACCCATGAAGGCTTGAGTAAAGATTATGGGGTCAGTTGCCCCGAACTTGATTTTTTGGTTGACCAGGTCAGGACCGACCCGCAGGTAGCAGGTGCCCGGATGATGGGCGGAGGGTTTGGAGGGTGTACCATCAACCTGGTGAAGGAAGAACATATACCCATATTGATCGGGCGGTTGAAGCCAGCTTATGAAAGAGCTACCGGTAGGGAATTGGGTCATTATATCGCCTCTATTGAGGAGGGGACTTCGATCATCACTGCTTAATGAAGTTGATACTCGGGTAAGGAGAAAAGAAAATTCATGGTATCCGTCAATAACCTCTTTTGTATTTCCACGTAGTCTCCGGAAGGATCCTTTTGGATGAGTAATTTCCATTTGCGGTTATCCAATTGATGACGGTTCATTAAATGACGACTGAGGTCGGGTATCAAGGATTTTTCCAACGGCCTTGACAAAACCTCGGTGGATATTTGAAATAAAAATTCCTCAAAGGATTCAGGTAGATGACGGTCTAATTCCTTCTCCCAACTGGGTTTTCGAATATCCATATTAAAGCAGATCCCTTCATGAAATAATTCACGCATCGTGGCTGACCGGTCATATTGCATGGCGGGGGTAGACCAATGCTGATGATAGGGTGCCACCAAAAAGGAGGGCCAACCAGTATTAAGTGGTGGATATCCGGGCGTGTATTCAACGGAATGAAGCTTCTGCGCGATCCAGTTCCAAAGGTCATAGTACTTGATTCCGCGGGTATTTTCATCAGGTTCTACCAGATGTAATTGACGAATG from Chitinophagales bacterium carries:
- a CDS encoding retroviral-like aspartic protease translates to MSIIRFPIRFEGSLGERILYALFDSGASYSGIHPDLASELGHVEKLPRPMIFATASAGHFLEVTERICCEFYLDELRLSDEFLVIPDLSEEVIIGVNTLQKWKIKLDFEVERPIIEARIAKMILNPRL
- the galK gene encoding galactokinase, translating into MKLAPLFRELFEAEPLVVRSPGRVNIIGEHTDYNEGFVLPAAIDKAAWVAVSARQDEEIRLFARDLDQHFSMKLKDLKPLATLSWPNYILGVVAQFKQAGIPVRGFNLILSSDVPIGAGLSSSAAVECATAFALNELWQTGFDRMQLVKMAQKAEHEYAGVKCGIMDQFASMFGKKDHCLRLDCRSLEYTTIPLQLPGYKILLLDTHVKHSLAGSEYNDRRLECERGVERVRKNYPQVHSLRDISLSMLEECLDTSSLTFRRCRYVVEENERLLGVCASLSKGDLAAAGQLMFRTHEGLSKDYGVSCPELDFLVDQVRTDPQVAGARMMGGGFGGCTINLVKEEHIPILIGRLKPAYERATGRELGHYIASIEEGTSIITA